Proteins from one Desulfonema limicola genomic window:
- a CDS encoding sigma factor-like helix-turn-helix DNA-binding protein → MISEPHPLHDRKFNNKNCRVLPFELFDTLLTSYDPCEIITEDVWQKWVVILTETTDLSLKLSGIASEIGLKWPAVRNNETFSDYTQYNLEQIKTLSGFGRKKIKTLLLCFAKVVYDAERLDKNNHYKTDSIPAPDNEKISFSEEDFFASLCNSNNPQQIISKDLWDEWKKRLVDTAEISPGIFDIANELGLTWAYSRRDEKVSDYAHLDLKQILSLRGFGKRKITTLILCMAKAAIDCRIQKRKVAILEKIPAAVNIRNILGGLKDKEKEIIVLRYGFFGNPVHTLEEIGGKFGVTRERIRQLEQKALDILSRPANMKLFKRYIAAKQDEMWEKLADENGVLDKSLSEKQIQNKIEGEFALSVYCCMGSAEKWLSEYACETDKAWYKTGYPEETIKELTDQLLNLERCLPASLKTISQEFHADKILIRLVIGLSDHLKQYKGYVLSAPLGARARRTVNLHRILSERFKNRTVSIYELVREHNNIFSDEACSERDAVIVMESASHLFVQIADIGWCSIGESGNIIQRETELLTDSENIDDQDDDHVENTEETETSIRLIIKRFFEIKGPCRLSEIVNYFNENDDIHYPANSIPFILSYSSEFTRLAPGLYGLWDKHADVPEDQLVSDLLLTDQACRLYVLARYSGELPGAYPFWNYLMEYKWCKWLEEKGDNPMLFESLLFIAEPQHWKIPDSEKEFWLSKKSQKAKYHFEAYLLSFSEKDVPDLIKLFALAKHAKNIGRMNWFLANRILNSTRISSQNSALSLAMLIGLGVLQPCTYWQASHRIDSGIHYFLEPLSQQLYRTGVLEWNNSAGLYVKEMLKKSAYEKGGGWPAQSCLLNIAGMLQNQSDEGMQADEISYKEEMFGSELPFAEKIESGHKRIRDSISVRKRRRTRIAL, encoded by the coding sequence ATGATTTCTGAACCTCACCCTTTACATGACCGCAAATTTAACAATAAAAATTGTAGAGTTTTACCTTTTGAATTATTTGACACTTTGTTGACATCTTACGACCCCTGTGAAATTATAACAGAAGATGTGTGGCAAAAATGGGTAGTAATTTTAACCGAAACTACCGATTTATCTTTAAAACTGTCAGGTATTGCATCAGAAATTGGTTTAAAGTGGCCTGCTGTTAGAAATAATGAAACATTTTCTGATTATACACAATACAACCTGGAACAGATAAAAACTCTTTCCGGTTTTGGAAGGAAAAAAATCAAAACACTGCTCCTCTGTTTTGCAAAAGTAGTATATGACGCGGAAAGATTAGATAAAAATAATCATTATAAAACGGACAGCATTCCAGCACCGGATAATGAAAAAATTAGTTTTTCAGAAGAGGATTTTTTTGCTTCTTTATGCAACTCAAATAATCCGCAGCAGATTATTTCCAAAGATTTATGGGATGAATGGAAAAAACGATTGGTTGACACAGCAGAAATTTCCCCGGGTATTTTTGATATTGCTAACGAACTCGGTCTGACATGGGCGTATAGTCGGCGAGATGAGAAAGTATCTGATTATGCCCATCTGGATTTGAAGCAGATTTTATCCCTGAGAGGTTTCGGAAAACGAAAAATTACAACTTTGATTTTGTGCATGGCAAAAGCAGCCATTGACTGCCGGATTCAAAAAAGAAAAGTCGCTATTTTAGAAAAAATACCGGCAGCGGTCAATATTCGGAATATTCTTGGAGGGTTGAAGGATAAGGAAAAAGAAATTATCGTCCTACGTTACGGTTTTTTCGGTAATCCTGTGCATACCCTTGAGGAAATCGGTGGAAAGTTTGGAGTTACAAGAGAAAGGATAAGGCAGCTTGAGCAGAAGGCTTTGGACATTTTATCCCGTCCGGCAAATATGAAATTGTTCAAAAGATATATTGCAGCAAAACAGGATGAAATGTGGGAAAAACTGGCAGATGAAAATGGAGTATTGGATAAATCCCTTTCAGAAAAGCAGATACAGAATAAAATAGAGGGTGAATTTGCTCTTTCTGTTTACTGTTGTATGGGTTCTGCCGAAAAATGGCTTTCAGAGTATGCCTGCGAAACAGATAAGGCATGGTATAAAACTGGTTATCCTGAAGAAACGATAAAAGAGCTGACAGATCAATTGCTCAACCTCGAAAGATGTCTGCCCGCATCTCTGAAAACAATTTCACAGGAATTTCATGCTGACAAGATTTTAATTCGCTTGGTGATCGGATTATCGGATCATTTGAAGCAATATAAAGGTTATGTCCTTTCGGCTCCACTTGGTGCAAGGGCAAGAAGGACAGTAAATCTGCATAGAATTCTTTCTGAAAGATTTAAAAATAGAACCGTTTCGATATATGAGCTTGTGAGAGAACATAATAATATTTTCTCCGATGAAGCCTGTTCAGAACGTGATGCCGTAATTGTAATGGAATCTGCTTCCCACCTTTTTGTGCAGATTGCTGATATAGGATGGTGTTCAATTGGAGAAAGCGGAAACATTATTCAGAGAGAGACAGAATTATTAACAGACAGTGAAAATATTGATGATCAGGATGATGATCATGTAGAAAACACTGAAGAAACAGAAACATCTATCCGTTTAATAATTAAGCGTTTTTTTGAAATAAAAGGTCCATGCCGTCTCAGTGAAATTGTCAATTATTTTAACGAAAATGATGATATACATTATCCTGCAAACAGTATTCCCTTCATCTTATCTTATTCCAGCGAATTTACCCGATTGGCACCGGGGCTTTACGGACTTTGGGATAAACATGCGGATGTACCGGAAGATCAGCTTGTTTCTGATCTTCTTTTAACAGACCAGGCGTGTCGTTTATATGTGCTTGCACGTTATTCTGGCGAACTGCCGGGAGCATATCCTTTTTGGAATTATTTAATGGAATATAAATGGTGCAAATGGCTGGAAGAAAAAGGGGATAATCCCATGCTTTTTGAATCCCTTCTTTTTATAGCGGAACCTCAGCATTGGAAGATTCCTGATTCTGAAAAAGAATTCTGGCTTTCAAAAAAATCCCAAAAGGCCAAGTACCACTTTGAAGCATACCTTTTGTCTTTCAGCGAAAAAGATGTTCCTGATTTAATCAAGCTGTTTGCATTGGCTAAACATGCTAAAAATATTGGAAGAATGAACTGGTTTTTAGCCAACCGCATTTTGAATTCCACGAGAATCAGCAGTCAAAATTCGGCATTATCCCTTGCAATGCTCATCGGTCTGGGAGTTTTGCAGCCTTGTACCTACTGGCAGGCAAGTCACAGAATTGATTCTGGTATCCATTATTTTCTCGAACCTCTTTCACAGCAGTTATACAGGACAGGCGTTCTCGAATGGAACAATTCGGCAGGTTTGTATGTAAAAGAGATGCTTAAAAAATCAGCGTATGAAAAAGGGGGCGGCTGGCCGGCGCAAAGTTGCCTTCTCAATATTGCGGGTATGCTTCAGAATCAGTCAGATGAAGGTATGCAGGCAGATGAAATCAGTTATAAAGAAGAAATGTTTGGCAGTGAATTGCCATTTGCAGAAAAAATTGAATCCGGACATAAAAGAATAAGGGATTCTATTTCGGTAAGGAAAAGAAGAAGAACAAGGATTGCTTTATAG
- a CDS encoding zinc-ribbon domain-containing protein, whose protein sequence is MNLIIKCENCRTAYKIDEKILKVQVTKFRCAKCKEVFRVQPLELLYEHLEQADNSVDWRGSTRQHCQRNA, encoded by the coding sequence ATGAATCTGATAATAAAATGTGAAAATTGCAGAACTGCCTATAAAATTGATGAAAAGATTTTAAAGGTGCAGGTAACAAAATTCAGGTGTGCGAAATGCAAAGAAGTTTTCAGGGTACAGCCTCTTGAACTGCTGTATGAGCATTTGGAACAAGCAGATAACAGTGTTGACTGGAGAGGCAGCACTAGGCAGCACTGCCAAAGAAATGCTTGA
- a CDS encoding phosphoadenosine phosphosulfate reductase family protein, giving the protein MNSQKDNRIYWCDKCHVPVIGIRCLACNNETRDISAGNFKPVFLSEIEYINKKFGEIIPFHLKEMELWVNTATNVYFAGGKPVFKLHGFHKNIQDVTCKIIADTIEKIPERTANEIIKTIELANNQYLNRLEYETECFIRNISEKYKNRIKLVSFSGGKDSTVISHLVMNAFGLSNVIHIFSDTSLEFPDTYEYIKFFRNEHPLTPFVTCNSPLDFFETAKNIGVPSRILRWCCTTHKTNPLSKVVNAISPQRGVLTFDGVRKNESARRSKYEKITIKHKIGREILVSPLLEWSDIEIWIYILSRQLSFNNSYNKGFRRVGCLYCPFNSNWSEVMIQHHYPEKHHNWSSFLYDYAQQTNHPNPDHFVKAGWRTRAGGRGLDNYKTVLESYPCQLSEDAFSYQIISGESQNVKIFLRPFGKQIYIYQNKHSEAFFIHDYSTNKILASVEVDYADNSVRIAYLAESNKWLLRKRIEKQLKKLQSCIGCGACSAKCPTEANRLGDLFEIDGNLCVGCLKCVSHVCPVFDSLKLRMGNIIDGKI; this is encoded by the coding sequence ATGAACAGTCAAAAAGACAATCGCATTTATTGGTGCGACAAATGCCATGTTCCGGTAATCGGAATTCGATGTCTTGCATGTAATAATGAGACCAGAGATATATCTGCCGGGAACTTTAAACCTGTATTTTTATCTGAAATTGAATACATTAATAAAAAGTTCGGTGAAATAATTCCTTTTCATTTAAAAGAAATGGAGCTTTGGGTTAATACAGCAACAAATGTATATTTTGCCGGAGGCAAACCGGTTTTTAAACTTCACGGTTTTCATAAAAATATTCAGGATGTTACATGTAAGATAATTGCAGATACAATAGAAAAAATTCCGGAACGAACTGCAAATGAGATAATTAAAACAATTGAATTAGCAAACAATCAGTATCTTAACCGCCTCGAATATGAAACAGAATGTTTTATTCGTAATATTTCAGAAAAGTATAAAAACAGGATCAAATTGGTATCATTTTCCGGGGGCAAAGATTCTACAGTAATTTCTCATCTTGTTATGAATGCTTTTGGTTTAAGCAATGTTATTCATATTTTTTCAGATACAAGTCTGGAATTTCCTGATACTTACGAATATATTAAATTTTTCAGAAATGAGCATCCGCTTACACCATTTGTTACATGCAACTCACCCCTTGATTTCTTTGAAACTGCAAAAAATATAGGTGTCCCAAGCCGAATATTAAGATGGTGCTGTACCACTCATAAAACAAATCCCCTCTCAAAAGTAGTAAACGCAATAAGTCCGCAAAGAGGTGTTCTGACTTTTGATGGTGTGAGGAAAAACGAATCTGCCCGCAGATCAAAATATGAAAAAATCACGATTAAACATAAAATTGGCAGGGAGATATTGGTCAGCCCACTTCTTGAATGGTCGGACATTGAAATATGGATATATATATTATCCAGACAACTCTCATTTAATAATTCATACAACAAAGGATTTCGACGGGTAGGATGTCTGTACTGTCCTTTTAACAGCAACTGGTCGGAGGTGATGATACAGCATCATTATCCGGAAAAACATCATAATTGGAGTAGTTTTTTATATGATTATGCCCAGCAAACAAACCATCCGAACCCCGATCATTTTGTTAAAGCCGGTTGGAGAACCAGAGCAGGCGGCAGAGGTTTGGACAACTATAAAACTGTGTTAGAATCATATCCATGTCAATTGTCAGAAGATGCTTTCTCTTATCAGATCATTTCAGGTGAATCTCAAAATGTAAAAATATTTCTGAGACCTTTCGGAAAGCAGATATATATATATCAAAACAAACATTCAGAAGCATTCTTTATTCATGATTATTCTACCAATAAAATTCTTGCAAGTGTTGAAGTTGATTATGCTGATAACAGTGTCCGAATTGCTTATCTTGCGGAAAGCAACAAATGGTTATTACGGAAAAGGATTGAAAAACAGTTAAAAAAATTACAATCATGTATAGGCTGCGGTGCCTGTTCGGCAAAATGTCCGACAGAAGCAAACAGACTGGGAGATCTTTTTGAGATTGATGGTAATTTATGTGTAGGTTGTTTGAAATGCGTTTCCCATGTCTGTCCGGTATTTGATTCATTAAAATTAAGAATGGGAAATATTATAGATGGCAAAATTTGA